The genomic stretch TACGGtagtcaaattttgaataataacaaattgGTGCTGTTAATAATTTTGACTAACCTGCTAAATCTGTAACTCTCGTTTGAGATGTacattcaatttgaaataacaTTCTGATATCGCTACAGACTTCGACGCAGTGTGTCACAAACGTAGCACGTAATCTGTTATGGGATTGAATTCTCTTTGATGAGAAGCGTTGATTGCATGCACGTAACCCCAGTGTTTCATAGCGACAACGcaatttcgttgaatttctTCGACTTCTTCAAATTCTAAATCCGCCCTCCAGTGAAAAGGTGCCGCTTTCGAATTTCTGTATGTACTGGACACACCGCCGACGTCATTTTTTGTATGAGTGTCTAGAAACCTCTTCACACTCGGGTGAAAGTCGAGGccataaaatttaaaaagttctTCCACGTGTTTATAAGGCTCAACAGCCAGATCTTCGTATCGTATCACCCTGAAACAATGATGATTTTCATCGTTTGAGATAAATATTTCCGATCAATACCcttaagaaaaatattatccaaTAATTCCTAATGACAGTCAGCCAAAAGCTTTGCTCAGAGTTATAAGCTCTATTTGAGTACAGTGCTATTTCAGTTTTAGAAATTCAGTAGTTTCCAATTACCGATACTGTTTGGGTTCCCTGATCCAATCACTTTGAAAACCATTCGTTCAGTGATATATCATTGTTATATTCCTACGTGTCTTCTTCTGTAACAGGCataatttcaacaaatcaCGCACCTAAATGTAGAGGGATATTTCCGCTGCAATTCCACTGCGGCGTTGTAATCTGACACCATATCTGCACAGAGTAAACTTGGGTCTGAACAGTCCGGACTTTCGCGGCAAAACGAACGGTGTTTTCTCGACTGAAGAGTCCCACGGGGATCCCTCACCAAGAGAATCAATCTTACAGCTAATCTGGAAAACATTTATCAGCACAGTTTAAATCGGATGCATTCcaaagtgttgaaaaataattggcaATGGAGTTTATCATTGCAATAGAGTGATGTTGAGATTTagatattgtaataattatccTAAGTGTCATATTCAATAGTCAGtagtaatatttcaaattttaaaaccgCTGATAGAATGATGGTTGCATTAATCATAAAATATGCTCTATAACAAATCAGTAGTTGAGAATCAGCGCTAGCCGATACAAAAGTATAGTACTATCTTATACATTAGCGGACACAATTTAAGTAACGATATAAAGACAGAGCTGATAAAGACAGGAATTTAGTAACAGCTTTCGGAGGGATAAGCACTCAAACTTCGAACTACCATCACTGAAAATAACTACTATGAACTACACAACAAAACAAATGAAAGTGTCTATGGTGTATGTAACCATATTGTACTAATACAATATCTGATGGTGAAATGACCATATTTATGAGGTCTTGGAGAAGCTTCTGCTCTTTCGGCTTTTTGGCACAATATTAGTATTTTGTGAATCGTGGATGCAAATTAGAATCTGTAAGATCTGTTTTAGATATCATTTATCATCTCTTTTATTGAATATGTTACTAACTTTTCATCGGCAAGAAGTTGTTGCGCAACACGTAATCTGAGGCGGACAAGCTTCATTGACTGAAATGGAAAAAGTTTACACATTCCGCTAAGAAATCTGTGATTATAACAGATTCTTCTGTGAGATTGGCATTGCTTCCACAGTGGTGAGTTATGATTCAAAAGCCAAGAATGGCCCCTTCCAAATTGTATATAGTGATCTGAAATTACAGGATTAAAGCGATTAGTTGCAATATTATTCATGCTTGATAGTACGTCGCCTTGGAGAATATGGATATTTCGAGTTCAATATAACAGACTCGTGAAAGATATCACGTGAATGCAAAAATGTAACACTATTTTCATGAATATTAATGGTTTTTGCACACTACGAAAATGGAGGAAGTTGATCAGTTTTTTACACTTGAAGCGTATTAAAGGGGCATGCAAttaaaatagataaaaaacTTGACATCACGTGATATGTGAACTTATCAGACAATGGTTGAAAATGAGATACAAAACTGTCACTACGAGAGGTTGAGTTACGTTTATTACAAgtataagaataaaattgatgcacgcATTACCTAGATCTTCGTATTCGCAGTTCAGTAGCGCTTTAAGATTTCTTAAAGCTTGACTGGCCAAGGGAGGACCTCGAATTTGAACAATGTCAAAATCTAAAAGCGGTTCATAGTGATAAAAGACCCCGGGATGTGCCGTGAGAACGTCGCCGAGAAACGTACTTCCGCTACGCCATGTTGTTATAATGACACTTCTGATTggtttcccatttttttccatcactaAATCTTCAAGTCTTCTACAATATACAACAATACGGATCTTTATTTATACATGATAAACTTGTGGAATTGTATAAATCgttgagaaatttcaaaatcatatTTCGCACATCGATATTTTACGTTGTGAGTTACAgcaagaaagagaaaatcgtCTTACTTGGCACTTTTATTGTATCTGCCATTGGGATATTGGTAACCTATCATATCGTCGCGAATCATCCTTCGTTGCAGATTAAGGACTTGCTGTATTTCGTTCAACGTGGCAACCGAATCATCAGCTTCCTTGACGACAGGTGCGTTCTGTAATTGACGGAACATTGTATATCTGTTTATTGACGAGTCGGAAAAGTCAATATCAATCGCGTTATTTTCGATTCAATTCGTCAGTTCAAATTACAAACACGTATCACAAAAACGGTTCAATGTAAACAGTACGAAAAAGTACAATCTCAtctctatatacatatacatacatacataatatgtCAGGTCAATTGGTATTGGCTGAAGATGAGGACCAATTCTTTCAACTAAACTACTCCGCTTATATTCTTTCACGTAAGAACAAACTATAACTGcaatattttacgaaaaaaccTCAGTTTTAAGGTAAGCTAAATATTCGATTAAACGTGCATATGAACGGGTTGGATATATGCTGCAAACAATCTGATCTAGAGACGGACAACGATCGACGGGTAAAATCAGTTTACTGCATgtagttcttttttttctgtactaTAAGCTTAAGGCacaccaaagaaaaaaaaaacacaacatATAGGAATCGCAGATTGAAAACGTACATGCACACTCACAATCAGGGTATATTATTACTTTCGGGAAAAACATTCGATATAAAATATGTCGAAGGTGCCTTACCGATACTGGTTCCTCAAATTCATAGGGCTCTGGTGTTGTTTCAAAATCCTAAAGCAAAAGTGCACAGAACTGTTGAATGACTTGAACGATAATACCTGcgtctttatttttcaagcgaatgaattttaaGTGGCTAACGATAAGCTGATAGATTTTCGGTGACatatgtaattgaaaaatcgaaaaaagaaatcgctGTATTTGACCATAAAAATTAAGGGAAGTGCGTACACGGTTTTTGGAATTTCTATGTTACATTCGCTACATATGTTATGTGACCTTACAGCGTagcaaaaaatcgtaaatcagttaatttttgttattccCGCTCACTGATACGCAATATGGCAAAATTTTTACGCGCGCACAGCTGTCCGAATATCGCGTGCGAGTAACGGGAGCTTATTTAATTTTCCCGttctttaatttcaattacagGCAAAAATATGCCCAATGTAGAAACGTAAGTGTATTAATTATAGTTAAAATTCACGATTCCGTCGCTGATTTATTACTACATTTTGTCTTTCACCCCATTCACCTaactatttttatacaaattccCTGCACATGACCGACGAGATTCaaaaaaaccacaaaaatCCATTCTCGTCTCAAAAACTGTAGGCTCTTCAATAACGATTTCGACAAATCGCTTAACATTCGGACAAGTGCTAAATAGATGGATGTTCCGTACGATCTCGTACTTTGATATgaacataaatattttcattggaTTTGACAACGTTTTTTAAGTAATATGTAAGATTTTTATACCGAGTCCACCGTGGGTTTCATCACGTTGatacaaaatgaataattataccgAAAAACATCCcgtaaaaatcaattaaattcaACGTTGTGATTATTGTTTAGGTTGCTCCGAGACAATCGATAATGATCTTCTCTACTGGGTAGTTATACTTCAACTGAAACAACAAAATGTAGGATGAAGGACTGAAAAGGATTGGTTCTTTCGTAGCCGATACTTCCTAATTAAGACCCGGGTACGTAATTTAGGTTAAAATTACAGAAGCCTCTATACTCTGGTTCTAAGGCAgctacataatttttattatcgcaTAAATGTGATTAGCGCAATAACACTCATTTTCGTTCTCTGATATCGATTAATTAGTCTGTATCCGAATAGCATTACAGATAAGTCACCAATAGTGCAGATAAAAGATTACGGCACTGTTCGACTTTATTTTCCGTCACAAATTGGTCAGATCAAATCATAATCACTAGGATCTTCCTTTTGAAAACATTTGATCCTGAATGCATTGTTATAGagagaattaaatttcttataaaattggTATTCGAGTTTCTATTGTGAATTCATTAGTTGTAGCTACTAAACACATTTAAAGATAAATttctgtatacatataattaaatttcggCGATTTCCTCGAGGAAATGCTTCGAGATTCAAGTCCGTATCATTAAATGCGGTTGAATGGTAACAATTAAAAAGAATACCTTCCCTAATAATGAGATATTTAAATGGGGCTTTGATTTCCACGAACCACCTTCAAGAATTGGGCTTAAGAGATATATCCTGCAAATaggatttcttttttgttgCTATTCACAAGTTCTTCAAGTATAAGCGGAAATGAATGTCGATTCTAACCGAAACACCCTAGTAGGTACAAGGTGTATATCCTTGAGGCTTGAAATTAACCTTTAATTTCCATTTCAAGCACGAACTCACCTCCCAGGATCGTCCCACTGCTAATATCGGTTGTATTCGATGCTTCATTGGGCTGCCGTACCTTTggttgaagaataaaaataccaaACATAGAGATCCTAGGCCGACCAGCCCATAAAAGCTTGCTAGCTTAGACATCTCGATACCTGCACAGTAAATTTATTCGTAAACCGTGGATACCGGGCGAAAATAGGCGAGGCTGTAATAAAAATCACAACAAACAACAAGaagtattattttatacgcAGCTACCGAATTCTCGCTATACTTGCAAGCAATTGATTAGCAATACATGAAAAAACATCCTATCTGACATTACGGAATTTATGAGGATTacaaaaaacattaaaatacTAACTACTGGgtgaacaattatttttatttcaacgtcAAAGCAGACAAATAAAACGGATTATTGATATTGTgtgtaatttgtttaaataattgtacaaTTCGGATGAGTGTTGCAGCAAATACAGCTGAAATTATTacactaaatttttttttcacgaaccAGCTCGGATTTTTCAGTATTATATCAGATGTGGGAATAATATTGAAGATTGAAAATGCTTTATACGAACTCGCATAATCCTAGACTAACTCGACTTGTTGCACTGCTCACAATCAGAGTAATTGCTTATTCGTAAATCTAGAACAGCTTTTTCCAGCGTTATAGCGCTGTATCGAGATAGCAAGCAAAGCCTACAGAGTCGAGAGAGTAGGGGTATCCACGAAGCTGTAGCACTAGGTTGAACACCCAGCTATGGGGGAATATCGTAATCGCAAAAAAAATCACGGCAGGTTGAATTAAAATACGGAAAATTAAATCGTAGTTATTTCTATACAACCGttcatgatattttttatcggaGTACGCATGCATATCTGCAGCAGATAAGAATGACCTATAACCTTCGGATTGTAACTATGACAATGAATTTTCTACGCATGCTCTATGAATTCATgcgaagtaaaaaattattcacgtgACAGGTGTAAAGATTGTATTTGCAAGGAATCACGGTCAAATATTTCACAGCAAACTCGTATGTATTTAGTTTTTAATTGGGAGAACACGGGGGAAGTTCATTGTTCGATAGTTATCGGATACAGATGAACCTACGATTTATGCCACCTTCGCATAACATTATACCCATACCTTTACGGTGGGCTGATCAATTTTCTAGAACAAatcagaatgaaaaaatatcgttaccAACCGTAAAAAACATCTGATACTGACTGAACGTTCATGTACAccacgttgaaaaatatatattatgtataccaAATATCAAAACACGAAGTAACAAATCCAGATCACGTAGAAATCTGCACCCATTTATGTACACTTTATATATTAGTTAACTCGACGTGCACAGCATATCTGCACCGTggtatgtataattttgaGGGTGTAAAGTTGCAAgagtgtaaatttttaaaggAAAAATCGATCGCGGTTgtattatcgatttttttgcGTATCCTAATCTTATCATTGTGCATTTGTAAGCCAGGGTATTATTGTGCTTGTTAATCTCACCACACACCAGCCTCCGCTTAACTTCCTGGTCCAGGAAGTACAGGAAATGAAAATCCTTACAATAGCTGCAACGTCcaacgaaaaaattgtagtaaCGCAACCGAGGTCCGAatttattacttattattAAAGTCGACTTCCGATACTTGTGAATCTGTCTAACCAAAAGTCACGTGATCAACAATTATTACGAGCAATTATGATTCCAATTATCATTAACAGGTGCCGCATTGAGCTGATAGGTATGGGTCACGTGTGGATGCGCCGATTACGCGGCTTTAAGAACGCTTCAAGTAACGCATACAAACTGCAAGATTATTACGCAGGCAAAGCTAAGATAGATCATACATACGATAAGGACTAAGATTACGTTAAATCagaattatttgattttaccGTGACTTGAACCGGGGATCAAACGATTGTAAAATTCAtctaaaatctgaaattattcaggattactgaaaaattttccctcgaTATCCaataatttcatcaattttattcaaagcCATTATCATTCAACGAACATTCTTTTCAGGCGAAACTACCCACCTGGTGATGGATACCCGTTATATCGATCACGCTGATAAGATCGCAtcgtaaaagaaaattcaagcACGTAATTTTAGTTAGTCTACACGTCATGGTCTTCCTTGGGGTGGCCAAATGAAAGGGAGTCACCCACTCACAGCCCCTTAATAACGGCAAAGAGGGCATATTTTTAAGAGGATTGGTGTAAGTAACTCGAGAAATTTTTGTGTTGGCTGTATTACTAGGGTGTTATTATACCTACTATACGGTAAAGGTTCGTTATTCTTAATTCGCAGCTTTTTCTTCTTGCTTGTGAAACGATCAACCTTTTTTCTAACGTTGTACGATGTATTTGTGAATCTAGAAAACGGATCGTATTCCGACTGCATGTTGTCGGTGAGtacatgtacacatatataagTTATTTATTAACGCTTTTCGCAACAAAGTTTGTCTGTGAGTGAATCTAAAGTTAACTTTTCACTCATTTTGTCTGTTGGAAAGTGCAACAGGCACTTGATCCAGGGCTTTTccagttttcgttttttcaagaAGTGGAAAAGCGGGGAAAATACGTCCTCTGTACAACTAAAggggatttaaaaaaaagtcgataacgcttaaaatgtatttttaggCCAAAGACAAAACAAATGACGTTTTAGAAATTGGTCAAACATTACTCCTTCCTTTAAGGGACCGATTTTGCCCGCCTCTCTCCTACGTACTTGTAAATTTTCCAGCCACGATTGGAATCgctgttatttttcaaaaccttCCGGTACTTTTACAGTTTCAGAGTTGAGTTCGTGTGAACAGGCTCTGAAGGCCGAGAAATGCAGGACGGTGAATAGAAAGTTTTCCCAATGGATGGGTATACAAATACCAGAATATCCTCGGGTTTCTTGGTTTACCGTCACCTTGTAAACAGCGGATGCCATTATACCTGAATGTAGCCAATATGCTCACCAGATGTGCCCTGCCGTAAATTGAAACCCCAATgacaatgaaaattgtttcaaagcCTTCCCAACCACTGACGTCACAACCGAAGTGGAACGAATAATCTTTTAGCCCTACACTTATTCTATGAAAGGAAAATGCTGAGTTGCCAGGAAACAACTCAGCATTGTATGAGACACAGACACTGCAGTGTGAGGAATTAAGATACATTCAGCcgtacttttcgaaaaataagtgtaaattatcaacaattctatcgaaaataaattatattataaacaatCACTGGAATATATACTGTTAGAAAGCAAATATACATTCTGAAATTGTTCACCTCGCTGTGTAGGAATAAATTTACACATAATTGTTTGTGCATCGAGGGGGAAACAAAAACTTTATCTTCGTGAATAACAAATACATAATCGTACGTTATACTACACCTGAGGTGTGTGATAATAACCCAATTCGTATCTGGCATTCGTTCGACGataaaaatacttgaaaaggTGTTATTGTAGTGGTTACATGTCGGGCGAAAGGAACACTTTTAGAAAATTTCTATTCGTcatttgttactttttttttaaacgcaaATCAGCCGTGAATATCCTAGAAacagtgaaataaataaaatttcggaTCCAACGCACCCAGTAAGTTCTTTGCATTTCGACAAGCAGATGATATAAGTTGCTCAACGTAACGATAAATAATGGAATGAGAATATTGTTGTAATGACTGTCGATGACAGAGAGAAGAGAACCGATTCAACGTTaactaatgaaaaaataacagttgaaaattaacaGGACTCGGCATAAATCTGCCTCTTCTTATCAGGGCTCGATTTGAAACGATAAAATTCTATTGCGATAATAGTCGACACAGGAAGTATTAAATTACGACCCCCCAGTTCGTAAGATTAACGGTCACGTAGCTACGCGTGTGAAATGCACCGCTGTATTTATACAACTATAACCACACtgtgtaattgaattttatagCCGTTGCAACTTGCGTGCATAGTTCGGCAACAAGCATATTGTACACCTACACTCGCCTTGAGTAAGGTATTGATTTAGATCTATATACAATACTATATGTATTGTGGTGCAGTATAAACTGCGGATGTCGCCACGAGACAAAACGCATGCGGCTCTAATCAATGAAATGTCCGGTgaactgaaagaaattttggtaattcacattttcaaacgTATTGACGAATCAAAGTTTGTCCAAAATTACGCCGCTTCGAATcgaaatagttgaaaattttaattttttagaTGCATTTCACTcagataaaattgaaattcaatccCGATTCCAAACGAATAGATACCACGCTCTCAAATTATTGCTGTGTATGTTAGTGTTACTTAATCTTAATCTCTAATTATGGAAACCGACCGTTAGACTTTTTGctcacaatttttcaacgaataaaCGTAGGTATAGagctaaaatttttcaggCGGATCTTGCTACATCGTAATGTactagttattttttttttttttttatcagagaATACTAAAACAgttcatacaaatttttaattaacggAATATAGAGAGATGAATAATTCATCGGGTTTCGTCTTGCTGGCTAGATTTCATCGTTCTACATGTTACACTAGAACGTCTGAGACTTCGTAATGTCTTTTTCGCCCAACGTAATTCGATATAATTTCggacgatattttttacactatgGAACCTTACGGAAAGTATTATCGTTTTGAATCTCAAcgttatttcacatttttcgcATTAAACGTTTCAATTCAAGGACATGTTTGTTGTGGGTGGGCTGATggactgtttaaaaaaaaaaagtcaatgTGACGAGCATTCGGGGTTTACTCAGTTGTGATTTAATCACTTATACATGTATTTCGACGTTCATGAATAtcacaagaaaaatttgaaaagggtgagaaaaattcatttcgtaACTGTCGCAATTCTTACACCAGTTTCATACAATAGCGGTACTGGATTCCAGAGAGGTATAACTACAGGCGAAACATGCAGTAAATATCCACGGATTCGTAAAATATACATCACTCCTAAAAGATAATTGGACATGATATTCAAGCGAAAATTTTACTACAActaaaatcgttgaaatcgTCTCGTGCTCGTATTACATGCCTAAGTAAATGCATAAAGTAAGCTAGGGAATTTAAGGTATAAAAGAGAAACGAGAAGTAGTGGTCTATTGCATATATcagtttatttgtttaaaagtgaaaaataacatGTAGTGTTCTGTAGTAttgttatgaaaaattgtctAGCGTTTATTGATATGGGTATAGAATCAAGTAACAACTCTATGTAACTATTTTCTATACAATTTAATCCTTCTCTTATGTATTGTGTAAtgtaattttacattttccgAATGTTCTAGGTACAGTATTGGGTattgaaacaataattatcCAATTTTAAATCGATCTTTTCGCGAATAAAGTCGTATGAactatcaataaatttttaagaagtttcaatgtaaatttaattaaGAAATAGTACGGTGTTTGGCACTAAATTAATACTAATGTGTAAAATGCACATGCATGAATGCAGAATAATGGTGGTAATTATAAAGTAAAGAGTACACTGCGTGCAGCCAAATGTGGTGATCCCCAAAAAGCCAAGTTAGATTATTTCGGGAAGAAGTGTTTAAGAGTCGTGCTAATTGCAGCAATTGTTTCTCTGATTTCCTTCAGCGTCTAATCCAACctagaaaaatttgattataaatgaaaactCAATACAGTGCGTAAATTAATATTGGATAAACTTGAGTGAACAAAAATACTTGCAggtacaaaagaaaaaaattattccacgtAAAAATGTTATGTGAATGGTCtagaaaaaaacttgaaaataattataatcgcatccaaaaaaaaagtaccatCTCAGTACCATAGTTTTAACTACTCTATACCaagtaataaatatgaattaataattttattcaataagaATATATTTCGAAACAGCAAATATCTAATGCAGCTTATGAAGTACAGCTTTGTAAAACTATTACAACGCTGTAAAATTAAACGTACatcaaaaaatatactcaTTTAATTAGAAACCTCAAGAGTTTATTAGCACACATACACACGTTCCAATACGATATCAATAAGAATAGTGAGGGTCGAACGACAATTGAAGACGATTTAAACATCactggaaataattaatggaATATTGGGATGCTTCTTCCATGCGCAATTTAACGTAATagttttcatttaatttcacgtAAATTATGTACCTCAAGGTAGCTTGGAGTCTTCCATTATGCATTGACACGGAATGTTATTTGGATATGTTTAATCGATTCCGTTAGTGAAAACATCTTTGCAGCCGTTTACCAGTGTTTTATTTCCTCGGATAGATTCATTTCCACTCAGCAGATgacagtaatgaaaaatacaaaatgttACACAAATCCATGCACGAACTTACAGCAGTGCCATAGCCAACCATAACTGACCATACAATTTCCACTGATAATTTCATGAAGACTGTATAAGGAGCAAACAAGGAGCACGAACTTAAATGGGTGAATTGACTAAACTTGTCGCAGAATCGTGTAcatgacgttttttttttgtaccattAGCGTCGCTAGTGTTCTATTAGCACCGAAGTGTCATTGGTTGCAGGGCTACCCAAAATCGACCAATCGATGACCTTGCAATGTGATTCGTAGCAAGTTTTTGCTAGCGCCTTgtccccccccgccccccgaCCCCGCTCCGGCCATTTCTCTACCTATAAAACACCAGTGCCCTCTTCAGTTGGGAAACGATTTGTCGACATGAGTTTCGTGTTCCTTGGACAGTCCCCAAGGATAATTTCCGACAGCTAGAACATGAACTAGGCAGTGCTTGGACCGCGCTCAACTAGATATCAACACAGCCCGACAGAACATGCTTCTTTGCGTCTGCCGGTAACTTCGGTGTAATGTTTTATGACCAATTTGACGAAGATACGCACCCTGAGTGTGATTCCCTAGTATCCAACCAATGGGAGAACAGGAAAACTAGGGAAATCAGTACACACTCTGCGGTGCGCGCTTTTGCTGTGATTCGGTTTCACCGTGATTTCATAGCCAATTTCACTACCGATTCACAAAACTACGAGCCATGATTTAAAATTGTCTACATAGGTATAGGTACAACAGCGGACCTATACACGTGCGAGAGAGAGACGCTTATGTCGGCTTCAGATAAAATCGAATCCGAACTCGCACCCCTCGCACCTGTGGTCAGGAAGTAGCTACAGATGACCTTgtaaatttccaaaataaataaagtggcgaaaaacaatttttttgaacaacgACATTGACCGTCAACACCGTTAGCGCTGATAATCCCACCGTGGTTCCCGCCAATGGAATAGGGCGAATCTTACCGCCAAGCAGTCGTGTGCTTGAGAGTGGGGCGAATGGAGGAGGGGGCTGTTTTGGACAAAGTTTTGAAGTTGTCTCTATTGATACCGGTCTCTGAAGTGTGACGCCAGTCGCCTCGCAAATGCGGTTCGGCTAGCGTTGAGTCCGTTCCCCGCATTCATTGAATTCTACGCTGTGAAGTGCGGCGCTTGCCACAGACCCGCTTTGGGCTTTTGTTTGGGTAGCACGTGTAATTTACGAAACAGTTGAGATTAGTGCTTGAAGTTAATACCAATGACGGAAGAATACATTCTTCTGATTCTTCGGTCAACGTTAATACACTCACCTTTTGTGAAACCACGTTCGTTGTTGGACCACTCTTGTTGACGGTACAAAttacattgagaaaaaaattataagctGCCATCTATTTCGTTGCTGTATCATAGACAGGCCTTAATCTTGGAAGTAACATGTAAGTATAATTTCTATCATTTTTGTTGGCCATGCCATGTGAGTAATAATTGAACAGCTTGAATATACGAATTAGTTGACCTGAAATTGTTTGATGGCT from Neodiprion virginianus isolate iyNeoVirg1 chromosome 3, iyNeoVirg1.1, whole genome shotgun sequence encodes the following:
- the LOC124300443 gene encoding carbohydrate sulfotransferase 5-like isoform X3, with the protein product MYNAPVVKEADDSVATLNEIQQVLNLQRRMIRDDMIGYQYPNGRYNKSAKRLEDLVMEKNGKPIRSVIITTWRSGSTFLGDVLTAHPGVFYHYEPLLDFDIVQIRGPPLASQALRNLKALLNCEYEDLDHYIQFGRGHSWLLNHNSPLWKQCQSHRRICYNHRFLSGMCKLFPFQSMKLVRLRLRVAQQLLADEKLAVRLILLVRDPRGTLQSRKHRSFCRESPDCSDPSLLCADMVSDYNAAVELQRKYPSTFRVIRYEDLAVEPYKHVEELFKFYGLDFHPSVKRFLDTHTKNDVGGVSSTYRNSKAAPFHWRADLEFEEVEEIQRNCVVAMKHWGYVHAINASHQREFNPITDYVLRL
- the LOC124300443 gene encoding carbohydrate sulfotransferase 5-like isoform X1, which gives rise to MSKLASFYGLVGLGSLCLVFLFFNQRYGSPMKHRIQPILAVGRSWEDFETTPEPYEFEEPVSNAPVVKEADDSVATLNEIQQVLNLQRRMIRDDMIGYQYPNGRYNKSAKRLEDLVMEKNGKPIRSVIITTWRSGSTFLGDVLTAHPGVFYHYEPLLDFDIVQIRGPPLASQALRNLKALLNCEYEDLDHYIQFGRGHSWLLNHNSPLWKQCQSHRRICYNHRFLSGMCKLFPFQSMKLVRLRLRVAQQLLADEKLAVRLILLVRDPRGTLQSRKHRSFCRESPDCSDPSLLCADMVSDYNAAVELQRKYPSTFRVIRYEDLAVEPYKHVEELFKFYGLDFHPSVKRFLDTHTKNDVGGVSSTYRNSKAAPFHWRADLEFEEVEEIQRNCVVAMKHWGYVHAINASHQREFNPITDYVLRL
- the LOC124300443 gene encoding carbohydrate sulfotransferase 5-like isoform X2 — its product is MSKLASFYGLVGLGSLCLVFLFFNQRYGSPMKHRIQPILAVGRSWENAPVVKEADDSVATLNEIQQVLNLQRRMIRDDMIGYQYPNGRYNKSAKRLEDLVMEKNGKPIRSVIITTWRSGSTFLGDVLTAHPGVFYHYEPLLDFDIVQIRGPPLASQALRNLKALLNCEYEDLDHYIQFGRGHSWLLNHNSPLWKQCQSHRRICYNHRFLSGMCKLFPFQSMKLVRLRLRVAQQLLADEKLAVRLILLVRDPRGTLQSRKHRSFCRESPDCSDPSLLCADMVSDYNAAVELQRKYPSTFRVIRYEDLAVEPYKHVEELFKFYGLDFHPSVKRFLDTHTKNDVGGVSSTYRNSKAAPFHWRADLEFEEVEEIQRNCVVAMKHWGYVHAINASHQREFNPITDYVLRL